Genomic DNA from Cucumis melo cultivar AY chromosome 10, USDA_Cmelo_AY_1.0, whole genome shotgun sequence:
atttctcCCTACCAGGTATGTTGAACCAAATTTATAATTGAACTTATATATGAGATGATTatcatttctttctttatttttttaattggcATGCAAAATGTGTTAGAGACATTAGATATAATAACAATCTATGGTAGTAAAAGACTAATAAACTATTTAAACGGACTTAAACAtgtttttaaaaagtaatttgtttaaaataaacataGAAAATGTTTCAATGAACtctttaattttctatttaaaattaaaagcttatttttttttataaaaaaaaagttagcacttaaaaactaaaataaactcAGTCAAATCGGAAGGACAAAAATGGAAGAAGAGAGtaacatatacatacatacatacataacataacataacataacattTGGTCATTATTAAATTCCGGTAATTAGGGATTATAAGGATGAAATGaaatatatgtttaattaattatcaatATTAACATAAAGTAGAGACAAGAGAGACTTTCATCATACCACCAAAGAACACACATCCCCATACtacatcttttctttttctttttcttttttctcccattaaagaaaaaaaaaaaagaaaaagaagaaaaaagaaagcaaGATGTAATTAATAGATGTGAAGATAAAACTTGAAGTTGAGTGGGTCCGACATGTCGAATCTTTTGAgcctctttttcttttgtctttgtTGTTGTAGCTTCTTTCAGTGAACcaacctttttttctttatacCATTGCACATCacttctttttatatatattctcaAACTTTGTGGTTTTCTTTTAATGCGAGAATAACAATATGAGAAGCTATAAaggattttgttttttctttttttctttttttcttttactataaAGAGAAGAACCCACCACCAAATTAGCCGTGTCCAAATTCAAATGAAGATAGTTGGAGGGAATTTGATTCTAGAATCATCCATCGAAAAATCCATGTCATTTGCCACCTGTTGAGATTCATATATCAATTGAATTTAGATCTACGTTAAactgttattttatttcttatgACTTCGTCATGTTTACAGGAACTAAAATTGTTATTTTCGATGAATTTTTCTAGGAACTAAAAAGTATTTTTGAAAACTATACAAactaaaatggtaaaaaattaaatgagTTAGATTATAAGTTTAATAATTGAACTTAAAAGAGTTGTGTATAATATGTCTCTAAGCCTTACAATGGTGTTCTTTCTATGACATTTAgttcttcttttaaaaaaaaattatacaattGTCTTATAATGTCCTCAAATTCAAGTACTATGTTTGATATTTGATATGTACTTCAAATTTAAAGAAAGTGTAAACAAAGTCCATGAATTTTTAACTCTCACttctaaatctaataaattCCTAACATAATAAATTAGTTAGGTttcattttgtaaatatttggtttaGAAAATCAAGTTAGGAGtaacttttcaaaaaaaaatttactttttgattttttttttttttttttttgttgactATAAGTACCATCCTTATTCTACCTAAAGGTAAAGCATTgtaaaaatgaaagagaaaagtagatttaattttgaaattccAAATTATTTGAATGATAAGAATGATCATTACCACTTCTTATAATGATAAGAATAATTATTAGGATGGAAAGAAGAGTAAGTAATTATTTGATTGCATTTAAATGAAACTTACCTTTTCGTTTGTCACAATAATGGCTTAGGAAAGCGAGGAAAACAACTATGAATGCAATTCCAGCAATGAGTCCAATTATTACTGCCAATGTCTTCTCAATCTCTACGTCGTCGTTTCTACCATCTAAAAAACCAAAAGTTTTACATTTTATCAAATACTAAATCACAGTGGACTCGAAATAACTTTGGGTCTAAAACAGCTTCCCTaagaaaagaaggaagctaCAAAATTTGTATGGAAATGGGTTTTGACCCCAATTGGAATCAGTTGCCTTGTAaacatttttccattttcaaaatatgtaTAATTAAAATCATCGGATTCTCTAAGTGGACTCCAAATTTCTAAACAAATCTTTAAAATGGGAAGTTTTCACTTTATACTATAAAACTAAAATGTCTTCCATAACTCTCTACAAActtttatttgaatttaaatttcgAGTATGTATTTATACAgactaatttttaaatataacatattaaatcaaaatataataaaatttcaaattctattcatagttttaaagttgagaaaatattatataaaaatatggaTTAGTTAAATAAGAATATAAATACAActagaattaattaaaaaaggTTAATGAATAAAGTCTTTGACCTCTCCCCCACCATGTGTTTGTGCTAAGAGATTAACCAcagttttcttttcatttctgtTTTTATTTTCCTCTCTCACTTTTGGTGTACACAATGCACATAAAACtatttttgaaaagtaaaaaatttaaataatgaaaactaaatgaatGGAAAGATGTGAAAGAAAATTGGTAATCATCACATTGACCCAACCCTCCAATTCACACCTTTATATGCACAtgaaagtattttttttaaaaattttttattattattttaattgaaataaTTTACTTGAttgtaaattaaaaattaattcaCTTAATAGTTTTAATTATGAAAACTAAACCATATATATAAAGGTGAGCATTTTTCACTTCTAAATCCTAAAGACTCATCCAAGTAATCACCCACCAACCATTCACAACTTCCTTATTTGGCTTTCTCACATACTATGTTATTGCATTTATATACTTtgaggctttttttttttttttttttttttagtataacaaGTTTTGAATCTATTAAAGAAGTAAAGTCAATTTTCAACCTACCTTCAAAATTCATCTCTTAGTTGGATTTAAATTGACTTTTAGTCTTGAGTACATTTCGTAAAAGTTGGAAATTAAAGTGGCTTTAAAATTtaggttaaaatatcattttcgacttcatcttttgaaatttatttaattttaggttATACACTCTAAATTATTGAATTTTGGTTAGGATGTAATTGTAAAAGATGTTAAATTTAGTTTGTCAAAgttaattttatcaaaattgattaaataatagCAATAAAGGATTGGAGATATGAGTCAATAAAAACCCACTTAAAATGTTATTTgaacttaaaattaaaaaatatatttagcCGGTACAGCTCTACTATATCAAACTATTGGTAGGAACTTTGACTCACCGTTATGTTGGTAAAGTAACCTACCCTACCTCACAATAATTGAACTCAAAGtactcattttttttaaaactatgtCACTAAAAtcaataagaataaaaattaaactttaattataatcataattaaaatttagtaattgtaatttaataaattaatttaaaagttagagAAATTGTTCAAAACCACGAAATAGACGTACTATTTATACTTTAAAACacaaaaaaccaaaattaaaatttgaaaatttagaatttaactAAAATCAAAATGTAAAGTAGGAAGATGCATACCATTTGCACTGCCACCACCACCGTCATGAGATCGAACACTACCATGGGAGAACCGAGCATAGCATTTCCCCAAGAACACATCGCCCCAACCTGCCGATGCACAATCCGTCCTAAGTCTCCCGACCGCCGCGGCAACACAATCTTGACACTCCATACCATCCAAATCCCCAACGCATTGTGCCACCCCTTGAACATCCCCAGAACCACCCACTCTAAACGGCCGATACCCACCATTGCCATCCGCCGCGGCCAAATACGCCAACACAGCATCCCTTCTAGCCAACCCACCGGAATCATACCCCATCACAGCCCCACACTTCTTCACCACCACCGTCTTGTCCTCCACACCCAAAAAGCTCACATTGTCGTACTTCACAAAACACCCCTCCAACTGCAACGCGCCACCGCACGCGTCTAGGCACAGCGACCCCAATTGAGCCACTGCGTGCGTCACACATTTTGCACATGCTGTGTTCTCGAGGTCGCCACGGCATTGGTACAGACCGTACACGGTGTCACCATCGCTAGCGCCTGCGACGGTGAAGTTTGTGTAGAGTGTGAAAGAGGCCGAGTTGAGGAGAGAGGTGAGAAGGGAGTTGAGATTCGACTCGATGGTTGAACCGGGAGTGTATTTGGATTGAGAACAGCCGCCATAGACAAAGGACGTCTGGCCGGTGGGGGAGGCCCTGGTTGGCAGCGGGAGGGTGGAAGTgaagaggaggaggaagagTGAGAGGGGAAAAAATAAAGGCATTTTGAGAGAGATGATACGGAAGAGAGGAGAGATGTGGCATTGAAGGTTTTGAAAGGGTATTTTTATATGGGCTTTTGGTGATTGATCCCATGCAAGGAATTTCTTGGGTGCAtacaattatattaatttcaGTGATTATTTACTCAAAATTATTGGAATATAATAAACTAATAAAGTTTTGATTTGTTGTTTCAATTTGGATTTGTGtgattttaattaaaagttttaGCTTCATCTCTCTCTATAGTATGGTTGAGGTTTCATGTTTGTTTGGAAACGCATCTTTTTATCCACTCTATCTATATATAAAACCCAacaatttattcttttgttttctacACTTTTTACTATTGCAAATACACAATTCAATAAGATGGctacaatattattatttttaataattggTTTGTTGAATGTGAAATTCATATGCTTCCAAATAAGAAATAACTATTTgatacaattaattttttttttctttcattctaaTGTAATTCAAATGTGCAAAATTGTTAGACCTAATTTGTGATGGTCCCCTTGAATAAATTTTCAAACTGTTTGTGAGTATTTAACTAAATTTTGTGGACATCAacaataaacatttttttttttaaattatggcaataatcaaattgaaattaaactaaaattattAAGTTAGAAGTGAAAAGTTTAAGATTATACATCATATTGACGTGACTGTCTAGACACTCAACGCATATCTATCCCTTCACGAGATATTACACTAAACACCTAGTAAGCATATTCAACTCAATAATCATCTTAACACAACTTAACTTCATAACACAAGATAGAACAATCAAACTTGTCTTATTACTTAACAACATGTGTTCCAAATATATAATACAAATTTTCATAGTTATAAAGAATTATAAGTAAAAGGCTCCCGACACCTAGCATAGCTTTTTTAGAATCAACTAATTAGAATGCTTGGTTTGTTCTCCTAAATGCATAACACCTCCTCTTAACCTTTTTTACTTGGCCTCAACGCCTTGATAACCTAGGGAAGGGAAGCTTAACaaataagtcaaatacttagtgaatGAGGTTTTAGAAAACCTTTTGGAGATACAATATAATCaacaaattcattttcattaaaCAAGCTTACAAGGCCTCATTTCAAAACAGATTAGTTTACACTTATTCTTTTCGCCAAGAACATGAACCACACCCATGCATAGACCTAGGATTTATTTCACCAGCATCCCTTTGGAAATTCCAGATTCATTAATTCTTGTTGCTTAGGCTATTGACTCAAACGCATTTGGCCAACTTCTCAATGCTATGTGATCTGAAGCACCATCATGGTTGCCTTtactcattatgtgcacataatagctagctcaTTAATAGGAATAAAACTAATGGTTTACTCTCGCGTACATACATACAATCATCAAACATGAAACATTTGTTTAGAgactttcttttcaaataatcAAGTGTAAACATCAACAACATTACAATACGCGTTAAACATTTGATAACAACATAAGATTAAGAAAGAATGCTTTCAAAACATTATTCTTTCGTTTAGAAAATCACTCAAAAACACTCAGAACGCCTAACTCCAGCTCTCTTCTTGTCGCCTAGTGACTTCCTCAGTAGCTCAACACTTAGTAAATTCAGAACATCAACACTTTCTTCCGATCCTTCaatcctatttatactaatcctaagttggattagtcatccttaagCTTCTCTTAGCTTGCCAGCTCCTACTTAACACTTTACATGTGTCAGATTCCTTAGCTTTTCAGATCATGATTAATCCAAACTTAACACGTAATTGGCTGTTAAATCAAGATTTACATTTCCTCAAAATACTCTCTCAACATTGATTCTCTCATCACGTTATACCAAGACACCTAACTTTTTTCACATTAAAATGCCTACTTCCCCATGTCATTATTGGACGCATACTTTCTTCATCGTGTCGCCTAACTTCAACGCTAAATTCAAGACATCTACTCTACAAAAATGCCTTCTACAAAGATAAAACCCCTTTCTACTTTGGACTCGGGCCTCACAATTAGATTTGTATAGACTATAATGCATGATTTAATTGTCAAAATTAGCTTAGTTAAAAGAGTAATTCAACCGTGATCTCTTAGAGTTGAAGACTTAGTTTTCCCTCTCTAAATTAGtgtatttaaaataattgtaatTTAACCTATAATAAAATAGTGGTTTAAAACCAACTTGGATTTTTTAGGGCTTTAAAGGATTTACCTCCTTACTAAATAAAAGAATTGAATTCTTAGTcaaattttgaatatatatatgtatgtatgtatatatacacacacgtaGAGATGGttgtttataaatttaatttacaaaaaCTAAAACCATAATTGAAGGCTTTGTTTAGCATGTATTTAATTCttcgttttttattttttaatcattAAGTCCATAAAAGCTTATTCCAACTATAATCAAttggattttttattttcatttt
This window encodes:
- the LOC103502530 gene encoding plasmodesmata-located protein 6-like, translating into MPLFFPLSLFLLLFTSTLPLPTRASPTGQTSFVYGGCSQSKYTPGSTIESNLNSLLTSLLNSASFTLYTNFTVAGASDGDTVYGLYQCRGDLENTACAKCVTHAVAQLGSLCLDACGGALQLEGCFVKYDNVSFLGVEDKTVVVKKCGAVMGYDSGGLARRDAVLAYLAAADGNGGYRPFRVGGSGDVQGVAQCVGDLDGMECQDCVAAAVGRLRTDCASAGWGDVFLGKCYARFSHGSVRSHDGGGGSANDGRNDDVEIEKTLAVIIGLIAGIAFIVVFLAFLSHYCDKRKGGK